Below is a genomic region from Hevea brasiliensis isolate MT/VB/25A 57/8 chromosome 3, ASM3005281v1, whole genome shotgun sequence.
AATTATCAGAAAAATCAATTCCAACGGCTGAAGACAGATGTTAGGTGAAGCTTAGTTCATTGCTACCAATGACCAACACTGATGTTGATCTCCACACTTTGATTTGTAACAAAAGGTTCCATGGCCAAAGAAATTCATCATTTGGATCTCTGAAGCACGGAAACGGCATCCTCTGAAGTTTTCCGTTTCGGAAACGTTTCCGTTTTCCGACAGGGACACAGCAGGGAAACGTGTTGGGCCGTATCCAGAAATTGCGAAAGTTGGACACGCATTTCCTCTTAAGAAATGCTTTTCTTTCAATGCAGGAACAAAGCCGTCGCAGGCAGAAAAGCAACACTTCGCAaacagcagaagaagaagaagaagaactcgAGAGAGGTTCAGAAGTTAAGTGGCAGTACTTGGTAGGCGTAAATGAAAAGCACCAAAGGGAGACCTGAAACCCATCTTTCTCTATGAAGCCAAAGTACGGACAACAGAACGAGATGGGGGACACTCAGATACTGACAGGAATAAACTTTGCCCCAcactttgaatttttatttttgttttaacttattatatgataaataaataatgaaaaagaCAAATAAAAGCCACGTGAAACTGGATTTGCGTGTTCTTAATTTCCCGTATTTATTATAATGTTTAATAAATAGAAAATCAGACCACTTCAGTTATTCACCACTGTCATGTCATGGGCTTCTCCCTTCCGTTGTTCTTCAATGGCTaaatctctcttcttcttcttcatcctgtTTTCCCTACCCATCAACACTAGCaccaatcttcttcttcttctcactCTCCATCGTTTGCCCATTACCGGTCTTCACCTTCTCCTCATGTTCCTTCACTCTCTTTTATAGCTTTCACTCTCCTCGCCGGTTCTCCCGGTAACTTTGGATACCCTCTTTCTTTCTGTTCAATTCATTCTTCAACTTTCTGGAGTACTAGAGGAGAAAGGAGACGCCTTTTTTATAGACTAACTTTGCTTTATTCATTCCCAGGTAAAAATAGAAAAGCCCGAAGTGTAATGGACAAAATTTTCCATCTCTACCCTCTTCTTACAAAGTAGTTATCCAGGATTCTGTTTGGTTGGAAAAGGTGAGAACGAATATTCAGCAATAATTCAAGAATCATCAAAGGCACCCAATTGAGGCAGGTATGGTTgacattttttcaaaaatttttcatccaaTGAGGATAACCTTTTAACAGTTTCGCTCTTTCTCGTACTGTTTTAACAGTTAATGTCGATGGCTTCGGTGTTTTTATATCATGTCGTGGGAGATCTGACGGTGGGAAAGCCGGAGGTGGTGGAATTCTGCGAGACTGAAACGGTGGAATCGGCGATTCGGGCAATCGGAGAGTTGAAGGATTGTGGAATTCCCGTGTGGAAGAGGAGATCGCATGTGGGTATGATTGAGAATACCGAAATGAGGCAACAGAGGTTTGTGGGAATCCTTAATTCTCTAGATATTGTGGCCTTTTTGGCTAGAGCTCAGTGCTTGGAGGATCAGGAGAAGGCCATGAAGACCCCGGTTTCTGAGGTGGTTGTTCCTGATAACTCCCTATTGAAACAGGTTGATCCTGCAACAAGGTTAGCTCTCAAATTGGTCTCAAATTATAGCTGAATGGCTAAAAAGGATTCATTGCATGGATTTGATACTCATGAGGAAACGTGTTGTTGATTTGCTGTTCTTGCTGTCTATCGTAGTTATTGGTTGCCTAGGATTCAGCTACTTGGATTATTTAGTTTCACGGATCTCTTTATTTATCCAATTGAAAAATATGTGCTTGAAATGGGTTCTATCAAAATTTATTATAGTTTATGATGCTGCTCTGAGAATTTGTGAAAAAGCTACTTGTTCTAATGCTATCCTGAAAATTTTCCAAATTCATGACTATGGATTATGGATTTATTCATGAATTTTATGGAAATATACAATGAAGTAATTCAATCCTATTGGAAATGCTGAAAGACTTATCATGATTCTTTTTGTTCTTTTGGTCTTTAGGTGTATGAGAAATCTTATGGTGCATGCTACTTGTTTTCCTACTTGATACAAGTAAAGGATAGGCTAGCAATTATTACTGGTTTTCATGAATTGCCATTGTCTGCCAATGGTGAATTTTGGGAAGTCTAGTATTGACAATGGCTACATAGTTTTGGTGGATTCCAATGGCCAATATTCCTCTGAATCGCTTTCTGAGACTAATAAAGGACCAATATCACCACCATTAGACAAGTGAAATAACTTCGCCTTTTATCTCTGAATTTTCTAAGAATCATATGAGCCCAATTGTTTTCTTTCTGTACTCCCTATTTGAAAACCCAATTCATCAATTAAACGTTTATACTGTGCTTTGTCAAGTCAGTGCAAATGTATTACCTTCTTCCTGTCTTTTGTTATAACTTATTACTTGTACAGATCAAACACAAACCCTTTTAAGTGGTGGTGCTTGTTCATCTTATGTTGGCAACTGGCAAATCTCTCCAACAATGACCCCTGAACACTACTATTCTCACTAGCAATCAATTCAGGTTGAGGTTCAATGCTGCTATCAATTTGGAGAAATGACATAGAGGCCTTCAAAAGAGGGGCCTAGCGGGCTTAGAGGCCTTCAAAAGGGGGACCTAGCGGGCTTAGTGTGGGgcatgtattttatattttatattatggtCAGTGTCTTGTGTAACAGAAACAGTGCTGTTGCAGTAGCAATGCGACTGTTGTGGCCTATCACTGtacttaaaaaaataatgaatatatATTCAAGGAGTTGGCTAAAATTTAACAAATGCAACTATCTGATGAGCATTGTACATCAAATAAACACTTGAATCCATGATTTATCCTTTATGTACTTATCAACTTCAATAACTAGAGCAAATGAAAAATAATGGCCCCTTCGTTTCCAGTTGATGGTTTTTACATCTGCCATCTAAAACCATGTTGTGGAGCGAGAAGCAACAGTTGCCGCAAAAGTGAATTAAATAGAAGATAGAGAGGTTGCCATAAACATCTATGTGGTGATACAGATGAAGGGTGAGGTTATGGAGAGTCAGATTAAATCGTTggataaggatttttttttttttttttaatacttgcACTCATGCAAATGATAACCTTGGAATGAGTATTAGGCTTGGACAGATGCTAGGTCTTATTTGATGGGGTACATTCTTTAGAAAGGAATATGCATCCCTATGGCTGATTTAGGATGTTTTGAACTCTTTTCTTTACAAAATACTTTTCCCTTCATTTGTAGTCTTAGAATTGAGCCGTAGTaactattttttcaaaaaaaaaaaaatctttagttTAATTATACATTTGTTATCATTGGGCTCTGTTACATTCACCTATTCTTCAAGGGCCACAGGATTCTTTCAGATTACTTCTTGTGTTTGAATGTTGTTTTAGTTCGTGACATATTATGTAAGAAAATACAGTTCTTCACTAAAAGTTCTTCAAATACAGTTCTTCGCTAAAAGTTCTTCACTAAGtatgaaatttttaaaaatgtGAAATCAAATACAACTATAATTCATTATTATGTTGGTCGGATAGTTATTAACTTCGTGGTGTTTCTGATAGATTGATTGATGCATTGGAGATGATGAAGCAAGGTGTAAAGCGTCTTCTAGTCACCAAAGGCACAGTATGGAAAGGCATGAGTAAACGATTCTCAATCCTCTACAATGGTAAGTGGCTCAAGAATGTAGATTCCAGCAACAACCTCACCATCAACACCAGTCGCCCTTCCTTATCTTCCGCTAGTTCCAGCCATGACAAGTTCTGTTGTCTCTCTAGAGAAGATATCATCCGTTTTCTGATTGGTTGCCTTGGCGCTCTAGCTCCACTCCCTCTTTCCTCCATCTCTGCTCTTGGAGCCATTAACTTGAACTATCATTCAGTTGAGGCCTCGCTTCCAGTCATTGAGGCTACACAAAAGCTATCGCAAGACTCCTTCGCTGTTGCCATTGTTGAGCCCATGCCAGATGGTCGCTGTAAGATTATAGGGGAAATATCAGCCTCCAGATTATGGAAATGTGATTATTTGGCTGCAGCATGGGCTTTAGCCAATCTTTCAGCTGGGCAGTTTGTGATGGGGGCAGATGACAATTTGACTACAAGATCATTTCCTGACTTTACAGTCAACTCAACAAATGGCGAGAATAATATGTTTAATGATGGTGGATCAACAAGAGCAAGGAAATTCAGCAGCAGGAGCATTGGTTTCAATCCAGGAAGCTCAAGTTTTGGAATTGGCAGGAGCATGTATAGGGGCAGAAGTGCACCCCTAACATGTAAACTTTCGAGTTCATTGGCTGCTGTCATGGCTCAGATGCTGTCTCACAGGGCAACCCATGTATGGGTGACTGAGGATAATGGCGATGATGTTTTAGTCGGCGTGGTTGGTTATGCAGATATTCTGATTGCTGTGACCAAACCACCTTCATCCTTTATTCCTGTTAATCGATCGTCTGAGGGTTTTGCAGCTGAAGTTCTAAGTTGACTTTTATTTATTTGCTATATTTGCATTTCCTGTGATTGTAGTTAAGAAGCTTTACTTTAGCAGTTTTGGAGGGGTGAGGGATTTATGCTTAATGGGGTTTCATGTAAGTTTATTGATGAGTTGTATAATCTTGTAATAGTAAAATAATGTTCAGATGCAATGTGTGCCTCTTGTATACTCTTGAATAATGGATTTTTAAAAAATCTTTTTTCACCTatctatttattataatttttttttctttttgtttgatTGCATAAAGATAAAGCAACCATACCAAGCTCACATAAGTTGACAATTTTTGAATTCAAGAAAATAGCACAGCCACAGCATATTAAAAGGTTACACTACGCTGTAATCATGATCCCTTTCTTTATGCCTCAAAAAAGTTCAATAATTTGGTTTCCTAAGACTAATCCTCGTTGCTGTACCATTCTGATTGCAGATTTCATGTACTCTTCTGAATAATTTCTCTTGAAtagtgttgaccccgtgtagctcaaaatgagcattgattttgatgataacaaaactcaaacagaatctatctaacctaactttaaagtgatgtgtagattctttgtcttattcataaagaattcttgaagttgcatctaaggagaaaggatactcaaaggcattttaaaacaaatccaaaatgagaaaagaacaagactatAGAAGCCAAGATGCAAAGAAAATGTATGAAAGGCATAGTattagagattgagtcttaggtcttttttaaaaagaatggatgagaatttagtcatatggagctcaaaaatgaaattttattttctgattactttttctcatcatgaccatggacactactattgaaacatttttaaggtctaaatcattttacattgcaagttgagacacgcagctgttgacttagtttgctaattggtttgctaaattttttagtttgctaatgagtttgctaaaaacgttagtttactaaccagtttactgactgctactaaaatttcattagtttgctaatttatcagagctgctcaacttcgcacaaaaggacaaaataacggctattttgtcttggacagtgtgtataacgttccaaaagggtttcaaacggtctaaaatgatttggaactataaatacacattctttacttcatttacacttgatgaaagcttacatttgaactccaactttgatttttcatttattgctttcattcaagagctttaaagattttgagctaccattggcaaatcaactcatctcttctttatagtttgatttgtattgtgtaaGAGTAAGTGTTGAAatattaaattgcatttaagagagattgtacaagcacctattgaagcttgagagagtaagtgctagtgatagcacttgtgaaggtttcaagctaccttggtgttgaaaagttgtaaatggcttttggtctcttgccttcaaaagagcaaatagtggatagaagactcaaagagggttttttgagagagtggatgtaggctagttaagtcgaaccactataaaaatcgttatgtttgatctctctatccttaacctctttacttttgtgcaatttaaatttttccttatatacatgatattgaatgttggttgaatagattgaattgataaatttgtggacatattgagtgacttgaaaaattagttgtatattgtatgatgGATGCTTTGTCAaatattgccatatacattgattaagacttgaattgcaacttaggaatacattgttgaagcacatattactttcattttatattgaaaagcacctagttgaacaaagccacaatttttcattagcctACAAGCAagagccgaaaaattgttaaagtccaattcacccccctcttggactattttgggacaacaaatagGTTTTTGAAATGGACAGTTGCATACATTTCTCAAAAAATGTTCAACGCCAATCTCTTGTACCATTACCCACTATGATTCATTGAAGATATAGACGAACAAATGCTGGGACTAGAAATATGCTTCTGATCAATTTTGCTTTATGGGCTTGGGAACCAAACCAATCCCACCCTAAACTGAAGATTGTCCTGGACATACATTTTCAGACTGGAGCCCAGTTTGACAACATTGTTAAACTTGAACCTCTGAGTTTGAcctaactcaaaattttccaatCCAAGACCTCAGGCCGCCTTAAAATTTCTTTCCCatttctcccttttttttttcttttaattattgagATCTGAGTACAAGTACAACATAATCATTGGATCAGAAGAAGTTAGTGAAACTTGAATTTAAGACCTCTAAAAAGTCTCAAGGCCTCAGCCTTGGATAGTTAGCTACTAGATCAAGGCCTCACTAGTGATTTCCCTGAAAGAAAATTGGAAgaaaattaagataaattattttttcatataGCAACCAAGCCAAAGCAAAAAAGGAATAAGCATGATTTGAATTTGAAGGGAATGAATGACTATAGGATGCCAAATATCTATTTTGGAATCGTTACTGAATCTGCTTTTAGCAAATTCTTGATGTGCATAAGGAATAAGATTATTTATCCTCCTTCACAGACGTTTAGAAGATTACGCAAAATTCTTGAATAATGTCAATTGACATATAGATATGTTgtgattataaattttaatttctttaccTGATGGAGAGATTTTTGTCAAAATTGTGGCTTTCTTTTTATATCAACTTTAAATAGATTGAAAGAAATCCTAGTGATGGAGAAGTTTCAAATTCAAATATTCTCAATCACCCat
It encodes:
- the LOC110665611 gene encoding CBS domain-containing protein CBSX6, whose product is MSMASVFLYHVVGDLTVGKPEVVEFCETETVESAIRAIGELKDCGIPVWKRRSHVGMIENTEMRQQRFVGILNSLDIVAFLARAQCLEDQEKAMKTPVSEVVVPDNSLLKQVDPATRLIDALEMMKQGVKRLLVTKGTVWKGMSKRFSILYNGKWLKNVDSSNNLTINTSRPSLSSASSSHDKFCCLSREDIIRFLIGCLGALAPLPLSSISALGAINLNYHSVEASLPVIEATQKLSQDSFAVAIVEPMPDGRCKIIGEISASRLWKCDYLAAAWALANLSAGQFVMGADDNLTTRSFPDFTVNSTNGENNMFNDGGSTRARKFSSRSIGFNPGSSSFGIGRSMYRGRSAPLTCKLSSSLAAVMAQMLSHRATHVWVTEDNGDDVLVGVVGYADILIAVTKPPSSFIPVNRSSEGFAAEVLS